In uncultured Bacteroides sp., one genomic interval encodes:
- a CDS encoding GH3 auxin-responsive promoter family protein, which produces MNSTKLISKFFIPRLKELALYNTAAQSIQEQVLARLLKEAKHTEWGRKYDYNSINSYEEFKKRVPVQTYDDVKPYVERIRSGEQNLLWPSKIEWFAKSSGTTNDKSKFLPVSREALKDIHYRGGQDCVALYSQINPESRFFSGKGLILGGSHSPNLNSRHGLVGDLSAILIQNINPLFNLIRVPSKETALMSEWESKIERIAQETINKNVTNLSGVPSWFLVLIKRVLEITGKQTLEEVWPNLEVFFHGGVSFAPYREQYKQLIQTSKMHYVETYNASEGFFGVQNDLSDPSMLLMIDYGIFYEFIPLDQLHEENPEIYCLADVELNKNYAMVISTSCGLWRYMIGDTVKFTSKNPYKFVITGRTKHFINAFGEELIIDNAEKGLAKACAATGAQICEYSAAPVFMDKNAKCRHQWLIEFAVMPDSVDKFAEILDSSLKELNSDYEAKRYKDIALQPLEVIIARKGLFIDWLKMKGKLGGQHKVPRLSNTRENIEEMILLNNNENLA; this is translated from the coding sequence ATGAACAGTACAAAGCTGATTAGTAAATTTTTCATTCCACGACTTAAAGAACTTGCATTATATAATACAGCCGCACAATCTATCCAGGAACAAGTACTTGCCAGGCTTTTAAAAGAAGCCAAGCATACTGAATGGGGAAGAAAGTACGACTATAACAGCATCAATTCTTATGAGGAGTTCAAAAAAAGAGTTCCTGTACAGACGTATGATGATGTTAAACCGTATGTTGAAAGAATACGTTCGGGAGAGCAGAACCTTTTATGGCCTTCTAAAATTGAATGGTTTGCAAAATCATCCGGTACTACAAACGACAAAAGTAAATTCCTGCCTGTAAGCCGTGAAGCTTTGAAAGATATTCATTACCGCGGTGGTCAGGATTGCGTTGCTTTGTACTCTCAAATAAACCCGGAAAGCCGCTTCTTCTCTGGGAAAGGGTTAATCCTTGGAGGAAGCCACAGCCCGAATCTGAATTCCAGGCACGGACTTGTAGGCGATTTATCAGCAATACTTATTCAGAATATCAATCCTCTTTTCAACCTGATACGCGTTCCAAGTAAAGAGACTGCGTTAATGAGTGAGTGGGAAAGCAAAATAGAACGGATAGCTCAAGAAACAATTAACAAGAATGTAACAAATCTCTCCGGGGTTCCTTCGTGGTTTCTGGTGCTGATAAAAAGAGTTCTCGAAATCACCGGAAAGCAAACTTTGGAAGAGGTTTGGCCTAACCTGGAAGTTTTTTTCCACGGTGGAGTAAGTTTTGCCCCCTATCGTGAGCAGTACAAGCAGCTTATACAGACAAGCAAGATGCATTATGTGGAAACATACAATGCCTCTGAAGGCTTCTTTGGGGTTCAGAACGACCTATCCGACCCTTCCATGTTATTGATGATTGATTACGGCATTTTCTATGAATTTATACCGCTAGATCAGCTTCATGAGGAGAATCCGGAAATCTATTGCCTTGCCGATGTAGAACTAAACAAAAACTATGCAATGGTAATAAGCACTTCCTGTGGTTTATGGCGATATATGATTGGCGATACAGTAAAATTCACTTCAAAGAATCCATATAAGTTTGTCATTACTGGCAGAACAAAGCATTTTATTAATGCCTTTGGAGAAGAGCTTATAATAGATAATGCAGAAAAGGGGCTGGCTAAAGCGTGTGCTGCTACCGGAGCTCAAATATGCGAATATTCTGCTGCACCGGTATTTATGGACAAGAATGCAAAATGCCGTCACCAATGGCTAATTGAATTTGCCGTAATGCCCGATTCTGTAGATAAGTTTGCCGAAATTTTAGATTCATCCTTGAAAGAGCTAAATTCTGATTACGAGGCTAAAAGGTATAAAGACATTGCGCTTCAGCCTTTAGAGGTTATTATAGCCCGAAAAGGTCTGTTTATTGACTGGCTTAAAATGAAAGGAAAATTAGGCGGGCAACACAAGGTTCCAAGGCTAAGCAATACGAGAGAGAACATTGAAGAAATGATTCTTCTAAACAATAACGAGAACCTAGCCTGA
- a CDS encoding glycine--tRNA ligase, which translates to MAQEDVFKKIVSHCKEYGYVFPSSDIYDGLGAVYDYGQMGVELKNNIKKYWWDSMVLLHENIVGIDSAIFMHPTIWKASGHVDAFNDPLIDNKDSKKRYRADVLIEDQLAKYDEKINKEVEKARKKFGESFDEAQYRSTNPRVIGHQEKRDALHTRFAKALNDSNLDELRQIIVDEEIVCPISGTKNWTEVRQFNLMFSTEMGSTSEGASKIYLRPETAQGIFVNYLNVQKTGRMKIPFGIAQIGKAFRNEIVARQFIFRMREFEQMEMQFFVRPGEELNWFKTWKEQRLKWHKALGFGDAKYRFHDHDKLAHYANAATDIEFEMPFGFKEVEGIHSRTNFDLSQHEKYSGKNIKYFDPELNESYTPYVIETSIGVDRMFLSVMCSSYCEETLEGGETRVVLKLPAALAPIKLAVMPLVKKDGLPEKAREIINDLKFHFNCQYDEKDSIGKRYRRQDAIGTPYCVTVDHQTLEDNCVTIRHRDTMAQERVAISELNNIIADKVSITTLLKTLI; encoded by the coding sequence ATGGCACAAGAAGATGTTTTTAAGAAAATTGTATCACACTGTAAAGAGTATGGTTATGTATTCCCTTCAAGTGATATTTATGATGGACTTGGAGCAGTGTATGATTACGGTCAGATGGGAGTAGAGTTGAAGAACAATATTAAGAAATATTGGTGGGACAGCATGGTGTTGCTTCACGAAAATATTGTTGGTATTGACTCAGCTATATTTATGCACCCTACTATCTGGAAAGCTTCCGGTCACGTTGACGCTTTCAATGACCCTTTGATTGATAACAAAGATTCTAAAAAACGCTACCGTGCGGATGTGCTTATTGAAGATCAGCTTGCTAAATATGATGAAAAGATTAACAAGGAAGTTGAAAAAGCACGCAAAAAATTTGGTGAATCATTTGATGAAGCTCAATATAGATCTACTAATCCACGTGTAATTGGTCATCAGGAAAAACGTGATGCTTTGCACACCCGATTTGCAAAGGCATTAAACGACAGTAATCTGGATGAACTTCGTCAGATTATTGTTGATGAAGAAATTGTTTGTCCTATTTCAGGAACAAAGAACTGGACGGAAGTTCGTCAGTTTAATCTGATGTTCTCTACCGAGATGGGATCTACCAGTGAAGGTGCATCGAAGATTTATCTTCGTCCTGAAACAGCTCAGGGTATTTTTGTGAACTACCTGAATGTACAGAAAACCGGTCGTATGAAAATACCTTTCGGTATTGCTCAGATTGGTAAGGCTTTCCGTAACGAGATTGTTGCCCGTCAGTTTATTTTCCGTATGCGTGAGTTCGAACAGATGGAAATGCAGTTCTTTGTACGTCCGGGAGAAGAACTTAACTGGTTCAAGACTTGGAAAGAACAACGCTTGAAATGGCATAAAGCTCTTGGATTTGGAGATGCTAAATATCGTTTCCACGATCATGATAAGTTAGCTCACTATGCAAATGCTGCTACAGATATTGAATTTGAAATGCCATTCGGATTTAAAGAAGTAGAAGGTATCCACTCTCGTACAAACTTTGACTTGAGTCAGCACGAAAAATATTCAGGAAAGAATATTAAATACTTCGATCCAGAGTTAAACGAATCATATACTCCGTACGTAATTGAAACATCTATCGGTGTAGACCGTATGTTCCTTAGCGTAATGTGTTCTTCTTATTGCGAAGAAACTCTTGAAGGTGGCGAAACACGCGTGGTACTTAAATTACCTGCTGCTCTTGCTCCAATTAAACTAGCTGTTATGCCGCTTGTTAAGAAAGATGGTCTTCCTGAAAAAGCACGTGAAATCATCAATGACTTGAAATTCCACTTCAATTGCCAATACGATGAAAAGGATTCAATTGGTAAGCGTTACCGCCGTCAGGATGCTATTGGTACTCCATACTGTGTAACTGTAGATCACCAGACTCTGGAAGATAACTGTGTAACTATCCGCCACCGTGATACAATGGCTCAGGAAAGAGTTGCAATCTCCGAACTGAATAATATCATTGCTGATAAGGTTAGTATCACTACTCTTTTAAAGACTTTGATTTAA
- a CDS encoding ATP-dependent 6-phosphofructokinase, producing MRIGILTSGGDCPGINATIRGVCKTAMNFYGMEVVGIHSGFQGLLTNDVEFFTEKSTSGLLNQGGTILGTSREKPFKKKGVSPDIDKPAIMAENIQKLGLDCVVCVGGNGTQKTAAKMAAMGLNVVSVPKTIDNDIWGTDFSFGFDSAVNIATDAIDRLHSTASSHKRVMVIEVMGHKAGWIALYSGMAGGGDVILIPEIDYSIKNVGETIMNRLKKGKPYSIVVVAEGIKTVDGKKAAEYIAREIEHETGIETRQTVLGYIQRGGAPTPFDRNLSTRMGGHATELIANGDFGRMIALQGNEISSIPLSEVAGKLKLVTEDQDLVVQGRRMGICFG from the coding sequence ATGAGAATAGGTATATTGACTTCAGGTGGAGATTGTCCGGGAATTAACGCAACAATAAGAGGCGTTTGCAAGACGGCGATGAATTTTTACGGAATGGAAGTGGTTGGTATACATAGTGGCTTCCAGGGTTTGCTGACAAATGATGTGGAATTCTTTACGGAAAAGTCAACGTCTGGTCTGTTAAATCAAGGTGGTACTATTCTGGGAACTTCGAGAGAAAAACCTTTTAAAAAGAAAGGAGTCTCACCAGATATCGATAAACCTGCAATAATGGCCGAAAATATACAAAAGCTCGGACTTGATTGTGTAGTCTGTGTTGGAGGAAACGGTACTCAGAAAACAGCTGCAAAGATGGCGGCTATGGGGCTTAATGTGGTTTCTGTACCAAAGACAATAGATAATGATATCTGGGGCACTGATTTCTCTTTTGGATTCGATTCTGCGGTTAATATTGCTACTGATGCTATCGACAGACTTCATTCTACTGCCAGTTCTCATAAAAGAGTAATGGTAATTGAAGTAATGGGGCATAAGGCTGGCTGGATTGCCCTTTATTCGGGCATGGCTGGCGGAGGTGATGTAATATTGATACCCGAAATAGATTATAGTATTAAGAACGTTGGCGAAACAATAATGAATCGTCTTAAAAAAGGTAAACCATATTCTATTGTCGTTGTGGCCGAAGGTATTAAAACTGTCGACGGAAAGAAAGCGGCTGAATATATTGCCAGAGAAATAGAACACGAAACTGGAATTGAAACAAGACAAACAGTTTTGGGATATATTCAAAGAGGCGGAGCGCCAACACCTTTCGACCGGAATTTATCGACCCGGATGGGAGGGCATGCAACAGAACTTATTGCCAATGGAGATTTCGGACGAATGATAGCGTTGCAAGGAAATGAAATTTCTTCTATACCTTTAAGTGAAGTTGCCGGAAAATTAAAATTAGTAACCGAAGATCAGGATCTTGTTGTTCAGGGCAGGAGAATGGGGATTTGTTTTGGATAA
- the rnc gene encoding ribonuclease III: MRALSLKNTANKIVLNNKIDRIRLLFRKDKESYSRFYSILGFYPRNISLYEQALLHKSSSIKSEKGRPLNNERLEFLGDAILDAIVADIVYKKFEGKKEGFLTNTRSKIVQRETLNKLAVEIGLDKLIKYSTRTSSHNSYMSGNAFEALVGAIYMDRGYNICKHFIEVKIIKRFIDLDKVAKKEVNFKSKLIEWTQKNKVTASFELIEQFLDKESNPIFQSEILIEGLSAGTGIGYSKKESQQNAAKMALKKIQTTPNFLKEIFDEARKKAEAAMAEKDILAKGNENSEIATLETETTLNTEATEIEVEITDSFEPKNNEMALEEEQEANISVTEQLIPNNPILG, encoded by the coding sequence ATGCGTGCGTTATCTTTAAAAAATACAGCGAATAAGATTGTGTTAAACAATAAAATAGATAGAATAAGGCTCCTTTTCCGCAAGGATAAAGAGTCTTATTCTCGTTTTTATTCTATTTTGGGATTTTACCCTCGCAACATAAGCCTTTACGAACAGGCTTTACTACACAAATCATCTTCTATAAAGTCCGAAAAGGGCCGACCTCTGAACAACGAACGACTTGAATTTTTAGGAGATGCTATTCTTGACGCTATTGTAGCCGACATTGTTTACAAGAAATTCGAAGGCAAAAAAGAAGGTTTTCTAACGAATACACGTTCTAAAATAGTTCAACGGGAAACTCTTAATAAACTTGCCGTAGAAATTGGCCTCGACAAACTGATAAAATACTCTACACGCACATCTTCACACAACAGCTATATGAGCGGAAATGCCTTTGAGGCATTGGTCGGAGCCATTTATATGGACCGGGGTTATAATATCTGTAAGCATTTCATAGAAGTTAAGATTATTAAGCGATTTATTGATCTGGATAAAGTGGCAAAGAAAGAGGTAAACTTCAAATCTAAACTGATTGAATGGACTCAGAAGAACAAAGTCACAGCCTCTTTTGAACTTATAGAACAGTTTCTTGATAAAGAATCGAACCCTATATTCCAGTCAGAAATTCTTATTGAAGGGCTTTCTGCAGGGACAGGAATAGGCTATTCGAAAAAAGAATCTCAGCAGAATGCTGCTAAAATGGCATTGAAAAAGATTCAGACTACACCTAATTTCCTTAAAGAAATCTTTGACGAAGCAAGAAAGAAAGCAGAAGCTGCTATGGCTGAAAAAGATATTCTTGCAAAGGGTAATGAGAATTCCGAGATTGCCACTTTGGAAACAGAAACCACTCTGAATACAGAAGCAACCGAAATTGAGGTCGAAATAACTGATTCTTTCGAGCCTAAAAACAATGAAATGGCATTAGAAGAAGAGCAAGAAGCAAATATCAGCGTAACTGAACAATTGATACCCAACAATCCTATTTTGGGTTAA
- a CDS encoding DNA gyrase/topoisomerase IV subunit A: MSDDTIDKNELNDDIVPSSEENFIEEENSAEEELANINEHSDYKPVGSQDENIKHQLSGMYQSWFLDYASYVILERAVPHINDGLKPVQRRILHSMKRLDDGRYNKVANIVGHTMQFHPHGDASIGDALVQLGQKDLLVDCQGNWGNILTGDGAAAPRYIEARLSKFALDVVFNPKTTEWKQSYDGRNKEPVTLPVKFPLLLAQGVEGIAVGLSSKILPHNFNELCDASISYLHGEEFELYPDFQTGGAIDVSKYNDGERGGSVKVRSKITKIDNKTLAITEIPYGKNTTSVIESILKAVDKGKIKIRKVDDNTSAQVEILVHLAPGVSSDKTIDALYAFTDCEISISPNCCVIDEQKPYFLRISDVLKKSVDNTKSLLTQELLIHKGELQEGLHYSSLEKIFIEERIYKDKEFEQAKSMDEACEHIDSRLTPYYPSLIREVTKEDILKLMEIKMGRILKFNSEKAEELIARMKAEIEEIDKHLANIIEYTVDWYAMLKNKYGKNYPRLTELRNFDTIVAAKVVEANEKLYINREEGFIGTALKKDEYIANCSDIDDVIIFYRDGKYKIVRVADKMFVGKNILYVNIFKKNDKRTIYNVVYRDGKEGFHYIKRFNVTAMTRDKEYDVSQGTPGSRIVYFSANPNGEAEVIKVTLKPNPRIRKIIFEKDFSEIAIKGRQSMGNLLTKNDVHKVGLKQKGGSTLGGRKVWFDRDVLRLNYDGRGEYLGEFQSDDSILVLLNNGEFYLSNFDLSNHYEDNVSIVEKFDPNKVWCAALYDADQQNYPYLKRFTLDATSRKQNYLGDNKDNKLILLTDEFYPRFEVIFGGNDSFRETLIIDAEEFISVKSFKAKGKRITTFAIGAINEIEPTRFPEPGSEENKETEDEDAETENMDPDKDKSEGDIIDEITGQMKLF, translated from the coding sequence ATGAGTGACGACACAATCGATAAAAATGAATTGAACGACGATATAGTACCTTCTTCTGAAGAGAATTTCATAGAAGAAGAGAACTCAGCAGAAGAAGAATTAGCAAACATCAACGAACATTCCGACTATAAACCTGTTGGTTCTCAAGACGAAAATATTAAGCACCAGCTGTCTGGTATGTATCAGAGCTGGTTTCTTGACTACGCTTCTTATGTAATTCTAGAGCGTGCAGTTCCGCATATTAATGACGGACTAAAGCCTGTTCAACGACGTATTCTTCATTCCATGAAGCGACTGGACGACGGACGTTATAACAAAGTGGCAAATATTGTTGGTCACACTATGCAGTTTCACCCTCACGGCGATGCTTCCATTGGCGATGCACTGGTACAGCTTGGACAAAAAGACTTATTAGTGGACTGCCAGGGTAACTGGGGTAATATACTTACCGGCGATGGCGCTGCAGCTCCCCGTTATATTGAAGCTCGTCTGTCTAAATTTGCGCTCGATGTGGTGTTTAACCCTAAAACCACTGAATGGAAACAATCTTACGACGGACGAAATAAAGAACCGGTAACACTGCCTGTAAAGTTCCCTCTTCTTCTGGCTCAAGGCGTAGAAGGTATTGCTGTGGGACTTTCTTCCAAGATTTTGCCTCACAACTTTAACGAATTATGTGATGCCTCCATATCCTATCTTCACGGTGAAGAGTTCGAGCTTTATCCCGATTTCCAAACCGGGGGTGCTATCGATGTATCCAAATACAATGATGGCGAACGTGGAGGAAGCGTAAAAGTTCGTTCAAAGATTACCAAGATTGATAATAAAACGCTGGCTATTACGGAGATTCCTTACGGTAAAAACACAACCTCTGTTATTGAATCAATATTAAAAGCGGTTGATAAAGGAAAAATCAAGATCCGAAAAGTAGACGATAATACTTCTGCTCAGGTAGAGATTCTCGTTCATCTGGCTCCGGGAGTTTCTTCTGATAAAACAATTGATGCTCTTTATGCATTTACAGATTGTGAAATAAGCATTTCACCAAACTGTTGTGTAATTGATGAACAGAAGCCTTACTTCCTTAGAATAAGTGATGTTTTAAAGAAATCTGTAGACAATACAAAAAGCTTACTCACTCAGGAATTATTAATTCACAAGGGCGAGTTACAAGAAGGTTTACACTACAGTTCTTTGGAGAAAATATTCATTGAAGAAAGAATTTATAAAGACAAGGAATTTGAACAGGCTAAATCTATGGACGAAGCTTGTGAGCATATTGATAGCCGGTTAACCCCTTATTATCCATCACTTATCAGAGAAGTAACTAAGGAGGATATCCTTAAGTTGATGGAGATAAAGATGGGTCGTATCCTCAAGTTTAATTCAGAGAAAGCTGAAGAACTGATTGCCAGAATGAAGGCTGAGATAGAGGAGATTGACAAACACCTTGCAAATATTATTGAGTATACTGTTGATTGGTATGCAATGCTCAAAAACAAATACGGAAAAAACTATCCACGTTTAACCGAGCTTCGTAATTTCGATACAATCGTGGCCGCTAAAGTAGTAGAAGCCAACGAAAAATTATACATAAACCGTGAAGAAGGATTTATTGGTACTGCTCTTAAAAAAGATGAGTATATTGCCAATTGTTCAGATATTGATGATGTGATTATCTTCTATCGTGACGGGAAATACAAGATTGTTCGTGTGGCCGACAAAATGTTTGTGGGTAAAAACATTCTTTACGTAAATATCTTTAAGAAGAATGACAAACGAACCATCTATAATGTTGTTTACCGCGACGGAAAAGAAGGATTCCATTACATTAAGCGATTCAATGTTACGGCAATGACTCGCGACAAGGAATATGATGTTAGTCAGGGAACTCCCGGATCACGAATTGTTTATTTCAGTGCAAATCCAAATGGAGAAGCAGAAGTAATTAAAGTAACATTGAAGCCTAATCCACGAATCCGCAAAATTATTTTTGAAAAAGATTTTAGTGAGATAGCTATTAAGGGACGTCAGTCTATGGGTAATTTATTAACCAAGAATGACGTTCATAAAGTTGGTCTGAAACAAAAAGGAGGCTCTACTCTGGGCGGACGAAAAGTATGGTTCGACAGGGATGTATTACGTCTTAATTATGATGGACGAGGAGAATATCTTGGGGAATTCCAGAGCGATGATTCTATTCTTGTTCTGCTAAATAATGGAGAATTCTATTTAAGCAACTTCGATCTCAGCAATCACTACGAAGATAATGTGAGTATCGTTGAAAAGTTCGATCCAAACAAAGTATGGTGCGCTGCGCTTTATGATGCCGATCAGCAGAATTATCCTTATCTGAAACGTTTCACGCTCGATGCTACTTCGCGCAAGCAGAACTATCTGGGCGATAACAAGGATAATAAGCTGATTCTTCTCACAGATGAGTTCTATCCTCGTTTTGAAGTAATATTTGGAGGGAACGACAGTTTCCGTGAAACATTGATAATAGATGCGGAAGAGTTTATCTCGGTTAAAAGTTTCAAGGCTAAAGGAAAACGTATCACAACCTTTGCCATTGGCGCGATAAACGAGATTGAACCAACCCGCTTCCCGGAACCAGGCAGCGAGGAGAACAAAGAAACCGAAGACGAAGATGCCGAAACTGAAAACATGGATCCGGACAAAGATAAAAGTGAAGGTGATATAATTGATGAGATTACGGGACAAATGAAATTATTCTGA